A region of the Bombus pyrosoma isolate SC7728 linkage group LG15, ASM1482585v1, whole genome shotgun sequence genome:
ttgtttatccCGGGAATAAAACAGCTGcgataattataatgaaatggTTCTGGTAGTACAAGTTTGTTCGCTAATTATTCCCTTTCAGAAAACTAAAGTCGAGCACGTTTGTACGTTTTGTCTCATTGTAAGCTGATACATAATTTGGTGcaactgtttcttttttaacgtgAGTGCAATTTATACCGAACACTATTCAGTGTTCCTGTCTCCTCGatgcattttttttatattttataattttacaatttatagaattttgttgCAAATTTGCAAGACTTTATGAAAATGTGACGCGATCGAACGTTTCCTCAATTTAAGGACTTCGTCAATTGTATCATTTTTCTCTTGAATCCTTCGACCGCAGTTCGGATAATAAAAGCTCAGTTACGAGTTTCCAAACGTATATTACACGGATTTTTACTGTACTGAGGAAAACCTGCATTGCTTATGACTCACGAGAATAACCCAATATGCAGACAAAGTATTGAGAAAGGAATTCGAGTATCGAGCAACTTCCACAATGATGTTTTTCTAAAGTACTTTAGATGAAAGAGAATAAATTcctatttattagaaaattgtaaaaataataagatactTGATAGTTAGATCGAACGATGCTTTCGTGGAGCAACGAGttcgtttaaaattgataatcgTATTCGTAGAGTGtgattaatttcaaaacgatTGAAATGAGAAAGTACTGGAATAGTACGAGTCTaagtatcttatttttattacaatttcgcGACAATAAGACGATAATAGAGATAATTGTCAATTTGCTCTCAAAACAGGTCGTTTATTATTCTGCTCCATCGATCTTTGAACTCCAAAGAAATATTCGCCTCTCGACACGAGAGAGTGGCGGGAAAACACAGTATCAAGAGTCAATCGCTCCTTCATGTACGCGTTCACTCACACATttgcctctctctctttctttcttcttttttaatttttttgtctttcctttttcgtcATCCTCTTTAATGTACGTTGTATAATTTAAGTCGCGACATCGATGCGAACATCTTCGAGGAATCGTTCCGGAGACAATGCTGAAAGATCGTATGCGCGTATATACGCGGCGAtcgtcatcatcatcgtcGTAACAATAAGAGCGACGTCCAAAGAAGACGTACGCGTTGAACGCGACCGTGGCctataaatctaaaaatactTCAAACCGCCTAAATCTCTTAAAACGATActacacatttttttttctaatgaaCTGTTGCAAAACACACTTTCTCTAATATTTGCTCGCGCTATCTCTTCGTCTTTTCGCTtttgtgtttctttctttcttttttctttctcgtcccgatattaatatacatataatctcGTTTTGCATACCGAACTTCTTTCACGCATGCACAACTTCTTTTATCCTCGTTACGCTCATTCTTTCTCGACTTGCGCGACCATCGTCTCAATCACGCGCGTCTAAACGTTACAATAAGATTACTGTAGGATAAAACGacgatacaaataatttataaatcgcTCTATGTGAACCAAGGATCCGCCCGTTCCTTTCATCATCCTCTTCCGCAAACATTTCGGAGCAATAGCGAAACAGAAGAGACTGACCCACAGGATCGCGAACCAGTCGCATCTTTGTGCATGTTCTGTCAAGAAGGAACATCGAGATCGACCGTTTATCGTCGACATTTCGTGATATATGATGTATCGCGAGCTAGGAGCACACGCATAATGCCGATAAATTCACGTAGCCTTTGCTTCGAAGGAACCATTGAAATTCTTTCAGATTCCTTCCATCCAGGCACGTCTACGTATACGTATTTGTCTGCACTTATGGCAGTAATAGGATTTCTGTTGCACATTACTCGTAATTCCGTTTATTAGTTTGCTCGTGTGCAACCACGTCTCGCGTGAAAACactttgttataaatttgttcTGTTTCCTTCTCCGGTCTAGTAGTGACGAGCGTAAATATGCTCGTCGATTTGTAAGTACTCCTTCAAGTACCgttgtttcgatattttcgcaGAGGTTAGGCTATGTTTTATGCTCTATGTACAAGTGCACATtcagctctctctctctctctctctctctctctctctttcactttcATTCGTTTTCACACTCATTCATTCTCGATCTTGCTCTCTATTCTTCCTAACAGACAGAATCTCACtcgttcttttatttacttatctctccctctctcgcttcctttctttcatttttagtttatttaattgcTAGCTGTCTTCGACTTTTTCCTCGGCACATACGCGTGACTTCATACATTTTCTGTGTACGTATATGTTAATGGTGTGTCAAATTTGAATCGTTACTGCATATAACTTAATTTAATCTAAGTTTGAGGAGACGCGGCACAGCCGTTGTCTTCACCGGCGTCCGGCAGCCACTGCGGCGACCAGCGCCGCACCACGACCGCTGCCATCCTCCGAGAGCATTAAATCGAACTGGAAAAACAATGTAAATTGTTAGAGCCTAAATTATATCCAAGTTCTTTTCTCAGAGCTTTTTATTTTgccaaataaaattttatacgtttgaCTTAAACGACGGTTGTATAACACGGCAGAGACGTTGATAAACAAATCTTCTCGGATCTTTTAATAGGCTGGAACCttgatttaaatttcaattatcgatTTTAATACTATTGATAAGATATaagatttaattgaaattactgTTACACAACCGTGGTGCAAGAAAAACATGTCTTTTTAAAACAGCATATTCGTCGAAACTTTAAGAAACAAAGCTGTTGCCACTGGTCTCACCTTATAATTCTGTAACTGGCTTATCTTCTCGGTCATAAGCTCGTGGAAGTACGGATGGAATCTGTAGACCGAGCCATCGATTCCGACTGTCACGCTGTCTTCGCCCATTTTGTTCAATAACATGGCGATTCCAGCGCTGGCCAGGTGAGCTGCCCTCCTCGACACAACAGAGCAAACATACCTAACGTTTTCACAATCCTGGTCACTTACGTTTCGTAATCCTAATTCTGCTAATACTTCGCGGCAGTTCGTGTATTTCCCTTTAGCATCGctgaaacgaacgaagaacaACATTTAACGTCGAACGTTGGGAAGGTGGCTCGTTATAATTGCCTGCAGTCCTAGATTAGCGTTGTCAGATTCAGGATTTGCTTggaataacgaaagaaattaattgaactaatactaaaattaaaacgtaacTCAGAATgtgaaaaaatgaacgaaagaagagaTAGGAGATACGGAGAATCTCTATCGCGATGAAAAGATATCCGATGCGACTGCGTGATACTCACTTTTCGATTTCTGAAACGTATTTCGTGAAGAATTTGCCCCGTTTCTTAAGATCGCTGGGGCACTTTCCACCAAACAGTAGCCCGGCGTTCACCACTTTCTCGAGAACCAACCTCGTCAATTCTCCCATGTACATGCCCGAGATCATCTTCTCAAACAACTGTTTCGACGGATTGATCGAATTTTCGTCGATGGCTCGATCGAACTCCGTTAGAATAAAATCGAGCACACCACCCTCGCCGAACGCACCCCATTCGGTATTGATCAGCATATACGGCTTCTCTTGCGAGAAGTTTCCTGGAATCGCACACTGTACTTTCGTCGTCTTCTCCACGTAACAGGCGTTGGTACCAGTTCCTGAAGTGAAACGAGATTTTATCTTAATGGGGGAAAAGTTTCATAATTCATCCACGGTAATATTACGTCCGCAAGTTTCGGTGTCTTTTCATTAgaggaattttaaatatcttcatttAGGGAGAAGAAATTGATTATTAGATTTTTCCCTGTTTGTGAATGGtaagaatggaaagaaaagtAATATTCGTCACTCACCGACGATCAATCCGATACGGCAATTCCTGTTTTTCCAAGCACACGACATCAGAGTACCAGTGGTGTCGTTCAGAATGGCGCATACCTCGATTTTCACGTCCtgtacgatacatcgtaattAGCATGGTTTTGCAATTAGCTACGATTAGCTATGTATTCATGCAACAATTGTCCTTATCGTTGTTTTCGActctcgtttctcgttaaCGCGATTGTTATGAAATCACTGACCGATTTAGAACCTATGATTTCTCTGCTTTTTTAAACGTACTCTATATATTCTCACTAATAAACTCGTAAGTTTGAGGTCTTATCCTCGTTGTTTTTGGAAAATAGAATCTTTATGAAGTAGAATTTTAACTTGCAACGTTTCAAGATATAGAATCAACTTATTGAATTAATGATaagtgattaaaaaaaaaaataaagatatttgtcATCGATGATTGAACAACTGTTTTAAAGTAGAACGAAGCACtcacttttctttttgcgATTGCCTTTTCGAGCAAAGCAACCACGTCTTCGCCGACTACACCGCTGCAATTAAAACCCTTCGTCCACCTGACTAGGTAACCCTTGGTCAGCCCCTGTTGAGACAATGGGAAGCTGAACGTAAAACCGAGAGGTAGACGCTCGTTGTGAAGGTTCAGGTCCTTGACAAACAATGCCAAACACTGAGCTATATGATCGAAGAGCTGTGTGCCAGTTCCTAACATGAGACTCTGTGGTATGGCGTAGATTTTACTCTTCATGTCGAAATTCTGGTGATCCAAGGTGATCAAGAGCACCCTGAAATTCGTCCCTCCCAGATCCAAAGCCAAAAAGTGGCCCTTCTCTGTAAatcgttaataattcaattcgtACGATTGATTTTGactaaatatttcttcgtattgGAATTAGAAATATCAAGTTTCCTGTTGCATTgagaatcgaaatttttaaataatttttcttcaaagtcTAGATCGTCGCGAATCAGAACAACCGATCTATAGGATTAGTAGCTATTTTCTCCGTTTTTGAACTTTCCAATAATTCTGATTCGTTACGGTAAATTGGTTTCTTATCGATTATAAGAGATATACGTGTCCTCTTACCACTGCCATCGGGAAGGTCTTGGACGTAGGTCGCGAAACATTTCACAATCGCCTGATCGTGCGTTTCCTTCGATAGACCTTTGTTTATCTCATCGTCCAACTTTTGCATAACCATATGGAGCTGTTCGTTGGAAAGGATCAGATCCTTGCAGATATCTCTTATCtgtgataaatgaaaatggaaactGATTATCGATTTCGGTATAACAATGGTCCCTGATACGAGCTGACCTTCGATAGGTCTTCCATATACAGGGCGATTTTACGCGACGAAATAAgacgaagatataaaataacgtaagAGTACGAAACTctgttttgaaaaaaaaaagatttcctCTAAATATTAGTTGTGAATTACACCTTAACATAGTAACGCCAGAAATTGAATGTATTTCTCCCTAATTTTCTCTCTGTTACAGCGTGCCCCACGGAACCCCGTCTACCTGAAATATCTtcgttatttgaaataattccatATCATGCGTTTCACTGAATCCTTCAACTTTCGTTAATGACATTTTCACGCATCGcttgaaataacgaaaatattccgGGTGAACAGAGTTCGTGGGACAACGCTGTACTTATCAATATCAAACTAATATTAACTTCGTACATATCATGAATATTAAACGCGTCTTGAAACGCAAATCGTCAGTCGTACGTATAAATCGGAATAAAGCTGTTTCATTCTATGAGTAGCATTTATTTCGAAGAACGAGCGTGCGTTCGCGACTATCCAGTCGAAAGAATGCTGCTGCGATTTACTGTGCACTTTTGTATGGTTTCACGAGCACCCATATGCGCGTACAAAAATATGGATGGTCGGAACAATAGTCGCGGACGATTATGGGAAGAGTGACGGATATCGAGGAGAGAGTCGACGAGAGTGTACGATGTGACAACGAGAGGATCAGGGCCGAGAATGAAGTACCTGTTTAATAGACTTCtgtcagaaaatatttagacaTTCGACCGTGTCATCGAGAACTGACTGCAAAAAATAAGCgtttaaagattaaaatgaGTCGCTTTGTAAATATAGAGACAAGTTCTTC
Encoded here:
- the LOC122575617 gene encoding hexokinase type 2 isoform X3 — translated: MKTSTLSSSDMIKQEIRDICKDLILSNEQLHMVMQKLDDEINKGLSKETHDQAIVKCFATYVQDLPDGSEKGHFLALDLGGTNFRVLLITLDHQNFDMKSKIYAIPQSLMLGTGTQLFDHIAQCLALFVKDLNLHNERLPLGFTFSFPLSQQGLTKGYLVRWTKGFNCSGVVGEDVVALLEKAIAKRKDVKIEVCAILNDTTGTLMSCAWKNRNCRIGLIVGTGTNACYVEKTTKVQCAIPGNFSQEKPYMLINTEWGAFGEGGVLDFILTEFDRAIDENSINPSKQLFEKMISGMYMGELTRLVLEKVVNAGLLFGGKCPSDLKKRGKFFTKYVSEIENDAKGKYTNCREVLAELGLRNVSDQDCENVRYVCSVVSRRAAHLASAGIAMLLNKMGEDSVTVGIDGSVYRFHPYFHELMTEKISQLQNYKFDLMLSEDGSGRGAALVAAVAAGRR
- the LOC122575617 gene encoding hexokinase type 2 isoform X2, giving the protein MTEEKPGDLNWSQEQIDQKIRDICKDLILSNEQLHMVMQKLDDEINKGLSKETHDQAIVKCFATYVQDLPDGSEKGHFLALDLGGTNFRVLLITLDHQNFDMKSKIYAIPQSLMLGTGTQLFDHIAQCLALFVKDLNLHNERLPLGFTFSFPLSQQGLTKGYLVRWTKGFNCSGVVGEDVVALLEKAIAKRKDVKIEVCAILNDTTGTLMSCAWKNRNCRIGLIVGTGTNACYVEKTTKVQCAIPGNFSQEKPYMLINTEWGAFGEGGVLDFILTEFDRAIDENSINPSKQLFEKMISGMYMGELTRLVLEKVVNAGLLFGGKCPSDLKKRGKFFTKYVSEIENDAKGKYTNCREVLAELGLRNVSDQDCENVRYVCSVVSRRAAHLASAGIAMLLNKMGEDSVTVGIDGSVYRFHPYFHELMTEKISQLQNYKFDLMLSEDGSGRGAALVAAVAAGRR
- the LOC122575617 gene encoding hexokinase type 2 isoform X4; this encodes MVMQKLDDEINKGLSKETHDQAIVKCFATYVQDLPDGSEKGHFLALDLGGTNFRVLLITLDHQNFDMKSKIYAIPQSLMLGTGTQLFDHIAQCLALFVKDLNLHNERLPLGFTFSFPLSQQGLTKGYLVRWTKGFNCSGVVGEDVVALLEKAIAKRKDVKIEVCAILNDTTGTLMSCAWKNRNCRIGLIVGTGTNACYVEKTTKVQCAIPGNFSQEKPYMLINTEWGAFGEGGVLDFILTEFDRAIDENSINPSKQLFEKMISGMYMGELTRLVLEKVVNAGLLFGGKCPSDLKKRGKFFTKYVSEIENDAKGKYTNCREVLAELGLRNVSDQDCENVRYVCSVVSRRAAHLASAGIAMLLNKMGEDSVTVGIDGSVYRFHPYFHELMTEKISQLQNYKFDLMLSEDGSGRGAALVAAVAAGRR
- the LOC122575617 gene encoding hexokinase type 2 isoform X1, with translation MKTKNRSLFSRMCKCYGRKSESRARVHQTEDESTAVPKPSDEIRDICKDLILSNEQLHMVMQKLDDEINKGLSKETHDQAIVKCFATYVQDLPDGSEKGHFLALDLGGTNFRVLLITLDHQNFDMKSKIYAIPQSLMLGTGTQLFDHIAQCLALFVKDLNLHNERLPLGFTFSFPLSQQGLTKGYLVRWTKGFNCSGVVGEDVVALLEKAIAKRKDVKIEVCAILNDTTGTLMSCAWKNRNCRIGLIVGTGTNACYVEKTTKVQCAIPGNFSQEKPYMLINTEWGAFGEGGVLDFILTEFDRAIDENSINPSKQLFEKMISGMYMGELTRLVLEKVVNAGLLFGGKCPSDLKKRGKFFTKYVSEIENDAKGKYTNCREVLAELGLRNVSDQDCENVRYVCSVVSRRAAHLASAGIAMLLNKMGEDSVTVGIDGSVYRFHPYFHELMTEKISQLQNYKFDLMLSEDGSGRGAALVAAVAAGRR